From the Mycoplasmatota bacterium genome, one window contains:
- the hypB gene encoding hydrogenase nickel incorporation protein HypB produces MDTYKVLEIKQSVFEDNDRQADLLRKELKKDKTFLLNLMSSPGSGKTTTVLRTIEVLKDEMSIGVLEADIDSDVDAHTVAQTGAKVIQLHTGGMCHLDSDMTKQGLLGLGTEGIDFAILENVGNLVCPAEFDTGASKNAMILSVPEGDDKPLKYPLMFSIVDVLLINKMDAVEYFNFDLEAVKERVKKLNPNIKVIPISAKTGEGINEWADWIRTEVKEWNKE; encoded by the coding sequence ATGGATACATATAAAGTTCTTGAGATTAAGCAAAGTGTTTTTGAAGATAATGATCGACAAGCGGATTTACTTAGGAAAGAATTGAAAAAAGACAAGACCTTTTTATTGAATTTGATGTCATCACCAGGTTCTGGTAAAACAACAACTGTTTTAAGAACAATTGAGGTTTTAAAAGATGAAATGAGCATTGGAGTTTTAGAGGCAGATATTGATTCAGATGTAGACGCTCATACTGTTGCACAGACTGGTGCAAAAGTAATCCAATTGCACACAGGCGGGATGTGTCATCTTGATTCAGATATGACCAAACAAGGTCTGTTGGGGCTAGGAACAGAGGGAATTGACTTCGCTATTTTAGAAAATGTAGGGAATTTGGTATGTCCTGCTGAGTTTGATACTGGTGCATCAAAAAATGCGATGATTTTAAGTGTACCAGAGGGAGATGACAAGCCTTTAAAATATCCATTAATGTTTTCGATTGTTGATGTTTTATTAATTAATAAGATGGATGCAGTAGAATATTTCAATTTTGATCTAGAGGCAGTAAAAGAACGTGTAAAAAAATTGAATCCTAATATTAAAGTTATCCCAATTTCAGCGAAAACAGGTGAGGGAATTAATGAGTGGGCTGATTGGATTCGTACTGAAGTAAAAGAATGGAATAAAGAGTAG
- a CDS encoding FAD-dependent oxidoreductase has product MVKQKLLDLANKISGTKPGSKLEIKPEHPEYRILVPVVTEEMAEVALCLGLREPMSAEEIAPLCGKPVEETEKLLWELAVAGVAFVNKIDGVDKYWHEVWVPGHMEMMVNNKENVEKYPEIAICFDDYGRKKGPMAAGNIPMGVGPMRVIPIEQSISGETRRASYEEVSKYLDENTIFSVSDCACRTSREAMGEGCGHLKEDMCIQLGHAAEYYIRTGRGREITREEAYDIIKKAEENGLMHNIPNLDGAGKTHAICNCCECSCFALRLANMWTNPDMIRSNYVSHVDKDKCVACGECVENCPTNALKLGQKLCTKTPIIEKKRDLPYDTEWGPDKWNPDYRINKKVVVDTGTSPCKSECPAHIGIQGYIKLASQGRYTEALELIKHENPFPAVCGRVCPRYCESACTRSDIDDPIAIDDIKKFIAEQDLNKDVRYVPKHRHEYGKKIAVIGAGPAGLSCAYYLAIDGYKVTVFEKQKVLGGMLTLGIPSFRLEKDVVNAEIDILRELGVEFKTGVEVGKDVSLKDLRSQGYEAFYLAIGAGAGRSLGIEGEDAKGVITGVDFLRNVNLNETSKLEGSVVVIGGGNVAIDVARTATRLSVSKVEMFCLESREQMPALEEEIDEAIAEDITINNSWGPKRIITENGRVVGVEFNKCISVFDENKKFNPKFDENETKIVKADNVLISVGQAMDWGNLIENSKIELNPNKTIKADSVTYQTGEPDVFAGGDALTGPKFAIDAIALGKEGAISIHRYVQPGQSLILGRIKRDYRSFDKENLVLEGYDCIPRQKISHNDGNKSKETFKDLRGTFTEEQVKKETDRCLGCGATVVDEFMCVGCGSCTTKCKFDAISLVRKYDKVGVELKDLKPTVVKYVLKRKGKIAIKKVKNLFTRK; this is encoded by the coding sequence ATGGTAAAACAAAAGTTATTGGATCTTGCGAATAAGATTAGTGGAACTAAACCTGGTTCAAAATTAGAAATTAAACCAGAACATCCTGAATATAGGATTTTAGTACCTGTTGTAACAGAAGAGATGGCAGAAGTAGCACTTTGTCTGGGATTACGTGAACCCATGAGTGCTGAAGAGATTGCTCCTTTATGTGGTAAACCTGTAGAGGAAACAGAGAAGCTTTTATGGGAGTTGGCAGTTGCTGGGGTTGCTTTTGTCAATAAAATTGATGGTGTTGATAAATACTGGCATGAAGTTTGGGTTCCTGGTCATATGGAAATGATGGTTAACAACAAAGAAAATGTTGAAAAGTATCCAGAAATTGCGATATGCTTTGATGACTATGGAAGAAAAAAAGGACCGATGGCAGCTGGTAATATTCCAATGGGTGTAGGTCCGATGCGTGTTATCCCTATTGAACAATCCATTTCTGGTGAAACTAGAAGAGCCTCTTATGAGGAAGTTTCGAAATATCTCGATGAAAACACCATTTTTTCAGTTTCAGATTGTGCCTGCCGTACATCCAGAGAGGCTATGGGCGAAGGGTGCGGTCATTTGAAGGAAGATATGTGTATTCAGTTGGGACATGCGGCTGAGTACTATATCCGTACAGGTAGAGGTAGAGAGATTACCCGTGAAGAAGCCTATGATATTATTAAAAAAGCCGAAGAAAACGGACTGATGCATAATATACCGAATTTAGATGGTGCTGGAAAAACGCATGCTATTTGTAACTGTTGTGAATGTTCATGTTTTGCCTTAAGACTTGCTAATATGTGGACAAATCCTGATATGATACGTTCAAACTATGTTTCTCATGTTGATAAAGATAAATGTGTTGCTTGTGGAGAATGTGTTGAAAATTGTCCTACTAATGCATTGAAATTAGGTCAGAAACTTTGTACAAAAACACCGATTATAGAGAAGAAAAGAGATCTTCCTTATGATACAGAATGGGGTCCAGATAAGTGGAATCCTGATTATCGTATTAACAAAAAAGTTGTTGTTGATACAGGGACAAGTCCATGTAAATCAGAATGTCCTGCCCATATAGGTATTCAGGGATACATCAAACTGGCTTCTCAGGGAAGATATACTGAGGCACTTGAGCTTATAAAACATGAAAATCCGTTCCCAGCAGTATGTGGACGTGTCTGTCCAAGATATTGTGAATCAGCTTGTACAAGAAGTGATATTGATGATCCAATTGCGATCGATGATATAAAGAAATTCATTGCTGAACAAGATTTGAATAAGGATGTTCGCTATGTACCTAAACATAGACATGAATATGGAAAGAAAATTGCGGTTATTGGTGCAGGTCCTGCAGGACTTTCTTGTGCTTATTACTTAGCTATTGACGGTTATAAGGTTACAGTATTTGAAAAACAAAAGGTACTTGGTGGTATGTTGACACTTGGAATTCCATCATTTAGACTTGAAAAAGATGTAGTAAATGCAGAAATCGACATTTTAAGAGAATTAGGTGTTGAGTTTAAAACAGGTGTTGAAGTTGGAAAAGATGTTAGCTTAAAGGATTTAAGAAGTCAAGGATATGAAGCATTCTATCTTGCAATAGGTGCTGGGGCTGGTAGAAGTCTTGGTATTGAAGGAGAAGATGCTAAGGGCGTTATCACAGGTGTTGATTTCCTAAGAAATGTAAATCTTAACGAGACTTCAAAACTTGAAGGTTCAGTCGTTGTAATCGGTGGTGGTAATGTTGCTATCGACGTTGCAAGAACTGCTACAAGATTAAGTGTTTCAAAAGTTGAAATGTTCTGTCTTGAAAGTCGTGAGCAAATGCCTGCTCTTGAAGAAGAAATTGATGAAGCAATTGCAGAAGATATCACAATCAATAATTCTTGGGGACCAAAACGTATTATTACAGAAAACGGTCGTGTTGTTGGTGTAGAATTCAACAAATGTATTTCTGTATTTGATGAGAATAAAAAGTTTAATCCTAAATTCGATGAAAATGAAACAAAGATAGTCAAAGCTGATAATGTTCTGATTTCAGTAGGTCAAGCAATGGATTGGGGTAACTTGATTGAGAATAGTAAGATAGAATTGAATCCTAACAAGACAATCAAAGCTGATTCGGTTACTTATCAAACTGGAGAGCCTGATGTATTTGCAGGAGGGGATGCTTTAACTGGTCCTAAGTTTGCAATCGACGCAATTGCTTTAGGTAAAGAAGGTGCAATTTCAATCCATCGTTATGTTCAACCGGGTCAAAGTTTAATTCTTGGTCGCATTAAGAGAGATTATCGTTCCTTTGATAAAGAAAATCTTGTTCTAGAAGGATATGATTGTATTCCAAGACAAAAAATAAGCCATAATGACGGAAATAAATCAAAAGAAACGTTCAAGGATTTACGTGGTACATTTACAGAAGAGCAAGTTAAGAAAGAAACTGACCGTTGCTTAGGTTGCGGGGCTACAGTTGTAGATGAATTCATGTGTGTAGGATGTGGATCCTGTACAACAAAATGTAAGTTTGATGCAATTTCACTTGTCAGAAAATATGATAAAGTTGGTGTAGAATTAAAAGATTTGAAACCTACAGTAGTTAAATATGTATTAAAACGTAAAGGGAAAATTGCAATTAAAAAGGTTAAAAATCTTTTTACAAGAAAGTAA
- a CDS encoding hydrogenase maturation nickel metallochaperone HypA: MHELGVVIEVVKNVEIFAKKNDIKKIDTLVLQIGEFSSMVPRYVEACYPAAVEGTLLQETKLKIEILPGNAICRKCNKVFNLIEYKNKCPKCESDEWELLCGKEFMIKEIIAC, from the coding sequence TTGCATGAATTGGGAGTTGTAATTGAAGTAGTTAAGAATGTAGAGATTTTTGCGAAAAAAAATGATATAAAAAAAATCGACACATTAGTTTTGCAAATTGGTGAATTCTCATCAATGGTTCCAAGATATGTTGAAGCCTGTTATCCAGCTGCAGTAGAAGGTACCTTATTGCAAGAGACCAAATTAAAAATTGAAATATTACCAGGTAATGCTATTTGCAGAAAGTGTAATAAAGTTTTCAATCTAATTGAGTATAAAAATAAGTGTCCAAAATGCGAAAGTGATGAATGGGAGTTATTATGTGGAAAAGAGTTTATGATTAAGGAAATCATTGCTTGCTAA
- a CDS encoding ABC transporter ATP-binding protein, with the protein MNNIILETNDLKKVYYIGKGNSQIVLKGVNVKIKEGEFVTVMGASGSGKSTFLYNISGMDKMTSGSVTFDGEDLSSLSEKELSNLRLRKMGFIFQQAHLLKNLSIFDNIILSAYLEKSDSRKDINKRAVELMEKTGISELANKDITQASGGQLQRVGICRSLINQPKIIFGDEPTGALNSKASNEIMELLQTINETGTTILLVTHDVKVAAKSERVLLMVDGNIVEDKHLGKYVKENDDIKQREALLSSWLINMGI; encoded by the coding sequence ATGAATAATATTATATTAGAAACAAATGATTTGAAAAAAGTTTATTATATTGGTAAAGGCAACTCCCAAATTGTGCTTAAAGGTGTCAATGTAAAAATTAAAGAAGGCGAATTTGTTACTGTTATGGGGGCTTCTGGTAGTGGAAAATCAACTTTTCTCTACAATATAAGTGGTATGGATAAAATGACCTCAGGAAGTGTTACATTTGATGGAGAGGACCTATCTTCATTATCTGAAAAAGAACTTTCTAATTTACGTCTAAGAAAAATGGGATTTATTTTTCAACAAGCTCATCTTCTGAAAAATTTAAGTATTTTTGATAATATCATTCTATCTGCTTACTTAGAAAAAAGTGATAGCCGTAAAGATATCAATAAAAGAGCTGTTGAATTAATGGAAAAAACAGGGATATCTGAACTTGCTAATAAAGATATTACACAAGCTTCTGGTGGCCAACTTCAAAGAGTCGGTATTTGTAGATCACTTATTAACCAACCTAAAATTATTTTTGGTGATGAACCAACAGGAGCATTAAACTCAAAAGCATCTAATGAGATTATGGAATTACTACAAACCATCAATGAAACAGGTACCACTATTCTTCTTGTTACACATGATGTTAAAGTAGCTGCAAAATCAGAACGTGTATTATTAATGGTAGATGGAAATATTGTTGAAGATAAACACTTAGGTAAATATGTAAAAGAAAATGATGATATAAAACAACGTGAAGCACTACTCTCTTCATGGTTAATCAATATGGGAATTTAA
- a CDS encoding FtsX-like permease family protein has product MLLKILKKDFFRNKVIAIALFIFIMISSLLVSSGTNVITELFGSIDNLFDKAKIPHFVQMHSGDIDESKINTFVSENDLIEDHQIVEMIAVDGRDIFFKDILTTDDNSVMDNYFIKQNNSFDLLLNLKNEVIEVSKGEIAVPIYFMEQKNLKVGDSIKISDGSFEKVFTITDFVRDAQMNPSIVTSKRYVINEEDFDFLIQKIDKVDYLIEFQLNDLNNIGKFTNDYLSSDLPQRGPTIDHSLFVTLNAITTGIVAAVIFLVSILLIIIALLCLRFIILTTMEEDFKEIGVMKAIGITQKDIRKIYLIKYIAMTSLACISGYLLSLIVSKLFTSNISLYLGTASKNIIQIIIPFLTTVILFFVVILFCIIVLRRFKKITAVEALRSGTMGTTRVNTKLFTLRKSRLLNTNIFLGIKDVFGRTKMYLLLLTIFVICSFIIIVPINFLNTIQSPSFISYMGVGRSDIRIDIQQSNNTMQEFTDMVDYIKEDEDIEKLSPHITCRYEVLNDEGVYENMDIETGDFSIFPLKYLKGTVPKVDNEIALSLLNADGLGKEVGDTLILIVNGEEKEMLVSGIYQDITNGGKTAKALLPHNPETVIRYTINVDVKEDVSISNKITEYSKNFPDAKVTYIEDYLSQTFGTNIKQLQLITTLAIVIAGLIAILITSLFLKMLIAKDTSQIAIMRSLGFTFGKIQVQYIVRTLLVLGIGIIVGTIFSNTIGQGLVSILMSFMGASKIEFVINPIVSYLLCPFILILIVTITTLICTLSIKKIDVTKMISE; this is encoded by the coding sequence ATGTTATTGAAAATATTAAAAAAAGATTTTTTTAGAAATAAAGTTATTGCAATCGCATTATTTATTTTTATAATGATCTCTTCACTACTTGTTTCAAGTGGAACTAATGTTATTACAGAGTTATTCGGTTCTATAGATAATTTATTTGATAAAGCAAAAATCCCTCATTTTGTTCAAATGCATTCTGGGGATATAGATGAATCTAAAATTAATACTTTTGTATCTGAAAATGACCTTATAGAAGATCATCAAATTGTTGAAATGATAGCTGTTGATGGGAGAGATATATTCTTTAAAGATATCCTAACAACAGATGACAACAGTGTTATGGATAATTATTTTATCAAACAAAACAATTCATTTGATTTATTACTTAATTTAAAGAATGAAGTAATAGAAGTTTCAAAGGGAGAGATAGCAGTCCCTATCTACTTTATGGAACAAAAAAACCTAAAAGTAGGTGACTCTATCAAAATATCCGATGGTTCATTTGAAAAAGTCTTTACCATTACTGATTTTGTTCGTGACGCGCAGATGAATCCATCCATTGTTACCTCAAAAAGGTATGTAATAAACGAAGAAGATTTTGATTTTCTTATTCAAAAAATTGATAAAGTAGATTATTTAATTGAGTTTCAACTTAATGATTTAAACAATATAGGTAAGTTTACAAATGATTACCTATCTTCAGATTTACCTCAAAGAGGTCCTACTATCGATCATTCATTATTTGTAACATTGAATGCGATAACAACTGGTATTGTTGCAGCAGTTATCTTTTTAGTAAGTATTTTACTTATAATTATTGCTCTACTATGTTTGCGATTTATTATATTAACAACAATGGAAGAAGATTTCAAAGAAATAGGGGTAATGAAAGCAATAGGAATTACACAAAAAGATATTAGAAAAATATATCTTATCAAATACATAGCCATGACCTCATTAGCTTGTATAAGTGGTTATTTATTATCATTAATTGTAAGTAAATTATTTACTTCTAATATCTCATTATACTTAGGGACAGCTAGTAAAAATATTATACAAATTATCATTCCTTTTCTTACAACTGTTATACTATTTTTTGTAGTCATTTTATTTTGTATTATTGTTCTTAGAAGATTCAAAAAGATTACTGCAGTTGAAGCATTACGCTCTGGAACAATGGGAACTACAAGAGTGAATACAAAATTGTTTACACTTAGAAAAAGTAGATTACTGAATACGAACATATTTTTAGGTATAAAAGATGTATTTGGTAGAACAAAAATGTATTTATTGCTACTAACTATCTTCGTAATCTGTTCTTTTATCATTATAGTACCTATAAATTTCTTAAACACCATTCAATCACCAAGTTTCATCTCTTATATGGGAGTAGGTAGAAGTGATATTCGTATTGATATACAACAATCAAATAACACAATGCAAGAGTTTACAGATATGGTTGACTATATAAAAGAGGATGAAGACATAGAAAAACTTTCTCCACATATCACTTGTCGATACGAAGTATTAAATGATGAGGGCGTTTATGAAAATATGGATATAGAAACAGGAGATTTTTCAATTTTTCCTTTGAAATATTTAAAAGGAACGGTACCAAAAGTTGATAATGAAATAGCTCTTTCGCTCTTAAATGCTGATGGACTAGGAAAAGAGGTTGGTGATACACTTATATTAATTGTTAATGGCGAGGAAAAAGAAATGTTAGTGAGTGGTATTTATCAAGATATTACTAATGGTGGTAAGACAGCAAAAGCTTTACTACCTCACAATCCTGAAACAGTAATTAGGTATACCATTAATGTAGATGTAAAAGAGGATGTTAGTATTAGTAATAAAATTACTGAATATTCTAAGAATTTTCCAGATGCTAAGGTTACATACATAGAGGATTACTTATCACAAACATTTGGTACGAACATAAAACAATTACAACTAATAACTACATTAGCAATTGTGATTGCTGGATTAATTGCTATTTTAATAACATCCTTATTCCTTAAAATGTTAATTGCTAAAGACACATCTCAAATAGCGATAATGAGAAGTTTAGGCTTCACTTTTGGAAAAATACAAGTTCAGTATATTGTAAGAACACTGCTTGTGTTAGGAATAGGAATAATAGTTGGAACTATTTTCTCTAATACAATCGGCCAAGGCTTAGTTAGTATACTAATGTCATTTATGGGTGCTTCAAAAATTGAGTTTGTGATCAATCCGATTGTATCTTATCTTTTATGTCCTTTTATATTGATACTTATTGTAACGATTACTACACTAATCTGTACTTTATCTATCAAGAAAATTGATGTAACTAAAATGATTTCAGAATAG
- a CDS encoding MFS transporter: MEKGKNKSFRKFLIIWLGQFISSVGSGLTAFALGVFVYKTTHSVTYVSLVTLCAFLPTILLSPIGGVLADRFDRRLMMIIGDGSSTFGLIYIFVIMMIGDIQVWQICIGVLFSAIFFSLTEPAYKATITDLLTKEEFSKASGLVQLAGSSKYLLSPIIAGFLLVITTVKTILVIDICTFFVTIFAVAMVRKTLKSQQIIKECPNFIKDLNEGWKNISTKGIIHLTVLLTIVTFYIGFLQTLFTPLILPLADTKTLGMIESISAVGMLLGSLFISAFTIKKSYTHVLVMGLGLAGIFYSLIGLTTNIYLITGAGFLFFSTLPFINMSADVLIRKNIANEAQGRAWGIIGVISQLGYVFAYGLAGILVDHIFNPLLSENGLLASNIGKVIGTGQGRGIGLLFIISGLFIVILSLIILNIKSIKTLEK; the protein is encoded by the coding sequence ATGGAGAAAGGGAAAAATAAATCTTTTAGAAAATTTTTAATTATATGGTTAGGGCAATTTATTTCAAGTGTTGGAAGTGGATTAACTGCTTTTGCTTTAGGGGTTTTTGTTTATAAAACAACACATTCAGTTACTTATGTATCACTAGTAACATTATGTGCATTTCTACCTACTATTTTACTAAGCCCCATTGGTGGTGTATTAGCTGACCGTTTTGATAGACGACTTATGATGATTATTGGTGATGGCAGTTCTACCTTTGGACTAATTTATATTTTTGTTATTATGATGATAGGAGATATTCAAGTTTGGCAAATATGTATTGGTGTTTTGTTTAGTGCTATTTTTTTCTCGCTTACAGAACCTGCTTATAAAGCAACCATTACAGATTTATTGACAAAAGAAGAATTTTCAAAAGCCAGCGGACTAGTACAACTTGCGGGTTCTTCTAAGTATTTACTATCACCTATCATAGCAGGATTTTTACTCGTTATAACAACTGTAAAGACGATTCTAGTAATTGATATATGTACCTTCTTTGTAACTATTTTCGCCGTTGCAATGGTAAGAAAAACTTTGAAGTCTCAACAAATAATAAAAGAATGTCCTAATTTTATTAAAGATTTGAATGAAGGATGGAAAAATATTTCTACAAAAGGTATTATACATCTCACAGTATTACTTACAATTGTTACATTCTATATTGGTTTTTTACAAACTTTGTTCACGCCATTGATATTACCATTAGCAGATACTAAGACATTAGGTATGATAGAGTCTATTAGTGCTGTGGGGATGCTATTAGGTAGCTTATTTATTAGTGCTTTTACTATCAAAAAAAGTTATACACATGTTTTAGTTATGGGATTAGGATTGGCAGGAATTTTCTATTCTCTAATAGGACTAACAACAAATATTTATTTAATTACAGGCGCAGGATTTTTATTTTTCTCTACACTTCCATTTATCAATATGAGTGCAGATGTATTAATTAGAAAAAATATAGCAAATGAAGCTCAAGGGAGAGCATGGGGAATTATTGGTGTCATCTCGCAATTAGGTTATGTATTTGCTTATGGTTTAGCTGGTATATTAGTGGACCATATATTTAACCCCCTATTATCAGAAAATGGACTTCTTGCTTCAAACATTGGAAAAGTAATCGGGACAGGTCAAGGTAGAGGGATAGGATTATTATTTATTATTTCAGGACTATTTATAGTGATTTTATCTCTTATTATATTGAACATAAAATCTATAAAAACTTTAGAAAAATAA
- a CDS encoding TetR/AcrR family transcriptional regulator, whose product MRITKTHEERRNEILDEAETLFITKGYLKTTVNDILKGVGIAKGTFYYYFKSKEEVMNAIVLRIVSSGVAAAKEIANNNNLTVHEKFLKIIMAQKPTTNVKKEMINQLHQIKNAEMHHKSLVETIKQLTPVLVEVLLQGKKEGLFHTPYPKEAIEFFLVASTFLFDDELFDWQEDEINHKIQAFIYIMEVISGAEIGSFAYLIKAFGEVPIEGEEIENM is encoded by the coding sequence ATGAGAATTACAAAAACACATGAAGAACGAAGAAATGAGATCTTAGATGAAGCTGAAACATTGTTTATTACTAAGGGTTATTTAAAAACAACCGTAAATGATATTTTAAAAGGAGTTGGTATAGCTAAAGGAACTTTTTATTATTACTTTAAATCTAAAGAAGAAGTAATGAATGCAATTGTACTACGCATTGTATCTAGTGGTGTAGCAGCTGCTAAAGAAATTGCTAATAATAACAATCTTACCGTACACGAAAAATTTTTGAAGATTATTATGGCACAAAAACCAACAACTAATGTAAAAAAAGAAATGATTAATCAATTACATCAAATCAAAAATGCAGAAATGCACCATAAAAGTCTTGTCGAAACAATCAAACAACTGACACCTGTCTTAGTAGAAGTACTACTACAAGGAAAAAAAGAAGGACTATTTCATACCCCCTATCCCAAAGAGGCTATAGAATTTTTTCTTGTAGCTTCAACATTCTTATTTGATGATGAATTATTTGATTGGCAGGAAGATGAAATAAATCATAAAATACAAGCATTCATTTATATTATGGAAGTTATTTCAGGGGCTGAAATAGGGAGTTTTGCTTATTTAATTAAAGCATTTGGTGAAGTACCAATTGAAGGAGAGGAGATAGAGAATATGTAA
- a CDS encoding inorganic pyrophosphatase: MEWNKFDKDFWEVLDKLTKESEIEIDRPKGSHHPKYSQITYPVDYGFLKETSSMDGGGIDIWKGSLSNGKLDAVICTVDLLKRDSEIKLLIGCTEAEKELVYLFHNVSEYMKGIMIRRV; encoded by the coding sequence ATGGAGTGGAATAAATTTGATAAAGATTTTTGGGAAGTCTTAGACAAATTAACTAAAGAGTCAGAGATAGAAATTGATCGACCAAAAGGAAGTCATCATCCTAAATATTCTCAAATCACTTATCCAGTAGATTATGGGTTTTTAAAAGAAACTTCTTCTATGGATGGTGGAGGAATAGATATTTGGAAGGGAAGTTTGTCAAACGGTAAGTTGGATGCTGTTATTTGTACGGTTGACTTACTAAAACGAGATTCAGAAATAAAGTTACTGATTGGTTGTACAGAGGCCGAAAAAGAACTTGTTTATTTGTTTCATAATGTTAGTGAATATATGAAAGGAATCATGATTAGAAGAGTTTAG
- a CDS encoding MBL fold metallo-hydrolase, translated as MIKHSITSDYFELYEVSENVFAAIKTNDLCMSNAGFINLGDKVVVFDTFLSIEAAKDLKRVIIDITNNDNFIIVNSHSHLDHYIGNCMFPEKTTIICSEIAYPKFIETSKKIKLEANLYTEQINHLQNKLTTLKDPDEILDTKNSLIIHQNLNMEGCKFINPNLTFNDKLSIHGTLDNFELNVIPTAHSHGDIIGNCKNSKVAFVGDLLFVDEHPYLGAGDPYLLKNELSKLLNCDIQYFIPGHGPICGKEKVAEQIEYIESFISLVKNNMSESHKLKVYDLPNKFHHYEGPCFKWNIEFLSEYLKEK; from the coding sequence TTGATTAAGCATAGTATAACATCTGATTACTTTGAGTTATATGAGGTTTCGGAGAATGTATTCGCTGCCATTAAGACCAATGATTTATGTATGAGTAATGCTGGTTTTATTAATTTAGGTGATAAGGTCGTTGTTTTTGATACATTTCTTTCAATTGAAGCTGCAAAAGATTTAAAGCGAGTAATAATTGATATCACAAATAATGATAATTTTATCATTGTCAATAGTCATTCTCATTTAGATCACTATATAGGTAATTGTATGTTTCCTGAAAAAACGACTATTATTTGTTCTGAAATTGCTTATCCTAAATTTATAGAAACTAGTAAAAAAATAAAATTAGAGGCTAATTTGTATACTGAACAAATAAACCATTTACAAAATAAACTCACTACGTTAAAAGATCCTGATGAAATATTAGATACAAAAAACAGTCTAATCATTCATCAAAATTTAAATATGGAAGGATGCAAATTCATCAACCCTAATCTAACATTTAATGATAAACTTTCTATTCACGGTACATTAGACAATTTTGAACTAAATGTTATCCCTACAGCTCATTCTCATGGAGATATAATTGGAAATTGTAAAAACAGTAAGGTTGCTTTTGTTGGAGATTTGTTGTTTGTTGATGAACATCCTTATCTTGGGGCAGGAGACCCTTATCTTCTTAAAAATGAGTTAAGTAAACTATTAAACTGTGACATACAGTACTTTATCCCAGGACATGGTCCTATATGTGGAAAGGAAAAAGTCGCTGAACAAATTGAGTATATTGAATCCTTCATATCACTAGTAAAAAATAATATGTCTGAATCTCATAAATTAAAAGTATATGATCTACCAAACAAGTTTCACCATTACGAGGGACCTTGTTTCAAGTGGAATATTGAATTTCTTTCTGAGTATTTAAAAGAAAAATAA